The following are encoded together in the Citrobacter arsenatis genome:
- the fucU gene encoding L-fucose mutarotase has product MLKTISPLISPDLLKVLAEMGHGDEIIFSDAHFPAHSMGPQVIRADGLLVSDLLQAIIPLFELDSYAPPLVMMAAVEGDTLDPDVESRYRQALSLPTPCPDITRIDRYAFYDRAQKAFAIVITGERAKYGNILLKKGVTP; this is encoded by the coding sequence ATGCTCAAAACGATATCTCCCTTAATTTCCCCAGATCTGCTGAAGGTGCTGGCTGAAATGGGACACGGCGATGAGATTATCTTTTCCGATGCCCACTTCCCGGCCCACAGCATGGGCCCGCAGGTCATCCGCGCCGACGGCCTGCTGGTCAGCGATTTGTTGCAGGCGATTATTCCGCTCTTTGAACTGGACAGCTACGCCCCACCACTGGTGATGATGGCTGCTGTTGAAGGCGACACCCTCGATCCTGATGTCGAGTCCCGCTACCGTCAGGCGCTTTCATTGCCGACCCCCTGCCCGGACATCACGCGTATTGACCGCTATGCCTTCTATGACCGTGCGCAAAAAGCCTTTGCGATCGTTATCACAGGAGAGCGGGCAAAGTACGGGAATATTCTATTAAAAAAAGGGGTAACACCGTAA
- the fucR gene encoding L-fucose operon activator: MKAARQKTIVDLLTNHKSLTTEALSLQLNVSKETIRRDLSELQAQGKVLRSHGRAKVIHREDQDSGDPFHMRLKSHYAHKANIAREALAWIEEGMVIALDASSTCWYLARQLPDINIHVFTNSQPICQELAKREHIQLISSGGRLERKYGCYVNPSIISQLKPLDIDLFIFSCVGIDRDGALWDSNATNADFKSILLKRAAQSLLLIDKSKFNRSGEARIGHLDDVTHIVSDTPLIETIQAE; encoded by the coding sequence ATGAAAGCGGCGCGCCAGAAGACAATCGTCGATCTGCTTACTAACCACAAAAGCCTGACAACCGAAGCCCTTTCTTTGCAGCTTAACGTCAGCAAAGAGACCATCCGTCGCGATCTCAGCGAGTTACAAGCCCAGGGGAAAGTGTTGCGTAGTCACGGACGGGCAAAAGTGATTCACCGGGAAGATCAGGACAGCGGCGACCCGTTTCATATGCGACTCAAAAGCCACTATGCCCACAAAGCCAATATTGCCCGCGAAGCGCTGGCATGGATCGAAGAAGGAATGGTGATAGCCTTAGATGCCAGCTCAACGTGCTGGTACCTGGCGCGACAGTTACCGGACATCAACATTCACGTTTTTACCAATAGCCAGCCCATTTGCCAGGAATTGGCTAAACGCGAACACATTCAGCTCATTAGCTCCGGCGGTCGCCTTGAGCGTAAATACGGTTGCTACGTTAACCCCTCGATCATCTCGCAGCTCAAACCACTCGACATCGACCTGTTTATTTTTTCCTGCGTAGGGATCGACCGTGACGGGGCGCTCTGGGACTCTAACGCGACCAACGCGGACTTCAAATCCATCTTGCTGAAACGCGCAGCGCAATCATTATTACTGATTGATAAAAGTAAATTTAATCGTTCGGGGGAGGCCCGGATTGGGCATCTGGATGATGTGACGCATATTGTTTCGGATACGCCGCTGATTGAAACAATTCAGGCCGAATAA
- the rlmM gene encoding 23S rRNA (cytidine(2498)-2'-O)-methyltransferase RlmM produces the protein MNKVVLLCRPGFEKECAAEITDKAGRREIFGFARVKDNAGYVIFECYQQDDAEKLVKELPFSSLIFARQMFVVGELLQYLPPEDRITPIVGMLQGVVEKGGDLRVEVADTNESKELVKFCRKFTVPLRAALREAGVLAKYETPKRPVVHVFFIAPGCCYTGYSWPDNNSPFYMGIPRLKFPADAPSRSTLKLEEALHVFIPADEWDERLANGMYAVDLGACPGGWTYQLVKRNMWVYSVDNGPMAQSLMDTGQVTWLREDGFKYRPNRNNISWMVCDMVEKPAKVAALMAQWLVNGWCRETIFNLKLPMKKRYEEVSQNLAYIQAQLDEHGVNAQIQARQLYHDREEVTVHVRRLWAAVGGRRDER, from the coding sequence ATGAATAAGGTTGTGTTGTTGTGTCGCCCGGGTTTTGAAAAAGAGTGCGCCGCAGAAATTACGGATAAAGCAGGGCGCCGGGAAATCTTCGGTTTTGCCCGTGTGAAAGACAATGCGGGTTACGTCATCTTCGAATGCTATCAGCAGGACGATGCCGAAAAGTTAGTGAAAGAGCTGCCGTTTAGCTCGTTGATTTTTGCCCGTCAAATGTTTGTAGTGGGAGAGTTGCTGCAATATTTACCGCCGGAAGACCGCATTACGCCGATAGTCGGCATGCTGCAAGGCGTGGTGGAAAAAGGCGGCGATCTGCGTGTCGAAGTTGCTGACACCAATGAAAGCAAAGAGCTGGTTAAGTTTTGCCGTAAATTCACCGTACCGCTGCGCGCGGCGCTGCGTGAAGCTGGCGTGCTGGCAAAGTATGAAACGCCGAAACGTCCGGTGGTTCACGTCTTCTTTATCGCCCCCGGCTGTTGCTATACCGGCTATTCCTGGCCTGACAATAACTCGCCATTCTACATGGGGATTCCGCGCCTGAAGTTCCCGGCGGATGCACCAAGCCGTTCAACGCTGAAGCTGGAAGAAGCGCTGCACGTGTTTATCCCAGCCGATGAGTGGGATGAGCGTCTGGCTAACGGAATGTATGCGGTGGATTTAGGCGCATGCCCGGGCGGTTGGACCTATCAACTGGTTAAACGCAACATGTGGGTTTATTCCGTGGATAATGGTCCGATGGCGCAAAGTCTGATGGATACCGGACAAGTCACCTGGCTGCGAGAAGACGGATTTAAGTATCGCCCGAATCGCAATAACATTTCGTGGATGGTTTGCGATATGGTGGAGAAACCTGCGAAGGTTGCCGCCCTGATGGCGCAGTGGCTGGTTAACGGCTGGTGTCGTGAGACTATTTTCAACCTTAAACTGCCGATGAAAAAACGCTACGAAGAAGTGTCACAAAATCTGGCTTACATTCAGGCGCAACTTGACGAGCATGGCGTAAATGCCCAGATTCAGGCGCGTCAGCTGTATCACGACCGTGAAGAAGTGACCGTGCACGTACGCCGCCTGTGGGCTGCCGTTGGCGGTCGTCGCGACGAGCGATAA
- a CDS encoding DUF423 domain-containing protein — MTSRFMLIFAAVSGFIFVALGAFGAHVLSKTLGVVEMGWIQTGLEYQAFHTLAIFGLAVAMQRRISIWFYWSSVFLALGTVLFSGSLYCLALSHLRLWAFVTPVGGFSFLVGWALMLVGAIRLKRKGVSHE; from the coding sequence ATGACCAGCCGTTTTATGCTGATTTTTGCCGCCGTAAGTGGCTTTATCTTTGTGGCGTTGGGCGCCTTTGGGGCACACGTTCTGAGTAAAACCCTCGGTGTCGTTGAGATGGGGTGGATCCAGACTGGCCTTGAGTATCAGGCGTTCCATACGTTGGCTATCTTTGGCCTGGCCGTCGCCATGCAGCGACGCATTAGCATTTGGTTTTACTGGAGTAGCGTATTTCTGGCATTAGGAACGGTGCTGTTTAGCGGCAGCCTGTATTGCCTTGCACTCTCTCATTTACGCCTGTGGGCGTTTGTTACCCCCGTCGGCGGTTTCAGCTTCCTTGTGGGCTGGGCGCTGATGTTAGTGGGCGCTATTAGATTGAAACGTAAGGGCGTTAGCCATGAATAA
- the gcvA gene encoding glycine cleavage system transcriptional regulator GcvA: MSKRLPPLNALRVFDAAARHLSFTRAAEELFVTQAAVSHQIKSLEDFLGLKLFRRRNRSLLLTEEGQSYFLDIKEIFSQLTDATRKLQARSAKGALTVSLLPSFAIQWLVPRLSSFNSAYPGIDVRIQAVDRQEDKLADDVDVAIFYGRGNWPGLRVEKLYAEYLLPVCSPLLLTGDKPLKTPDDLAKHTLLHDASRRDWQAYTRQLGLNHINVQQGPIFSHSAMVLQAAIHGQGIALANNVMAQSEIEAGRLVCPFNDVLVSKNAFYLVCHDSQAELGKIAAFRQWILAKAATEQEKFRFRYEQ, translated from the coding sequence ATGTCAAAACGATTACCACCCTTAAATGCGTTGCGTGTTTTTGATGCTGCAGCGCGTCATTTGAGCTTTACTCGCGCAGCAGAAGAGCTTTTTGTGACGCAGGCCGCAGTAAGTCATCAAATCAAGTCTCTTGAGGATTTCCTGGGGCTGAAGCTGTTTCGTCGACGCAATCGATCTTTGCTGTTAACGGAAGAAGGTCAAAGCTACTTCCTCGACATCAAAGAGATTTTTTCGCAATTAACCGACGCGACGCGTAAACTTCAGGCACGTAGTGCAAAAGGTGCACTTACCGTCAGTTTATTGCCCAGTTTTGCGATCCAATGGCTGGTGCCCAGACTCTCTAGCTTTAACTCAGCTTATCCGGGAATCGATGTCAGGATCCAGGCGGTGGACCGTCAGGAAGACAAACTGGCGGACGATGTAGATGTGGCGATTTTCTACGGACGCGGCAACTGGCCGGGTCTGCGCGTTGAAAAATTGTACGCAGAATATTTATTGCCGGTCTGCTCGCCGCTATTACTTACCGGTGATAAACCGTTGAAGACGCCCGACGATCTGGCTAAACACACATTATTGCACGATGCGTCGCGTCGTGACTGGCAAGCCTATACGCGCCAGCTTGGCCTGAATCATATCAACGTACAGCAAGGACCTATCTTCAGCCATAGCGCCATGGTGCTACAGGCTGCTATCCATGGACAGGGGATTGCGCTGGCGAATAACGTCATGGCGCAGTCCGAAATAGAAGCCGGACGCCTGGTCTGTCCGTTTAACGATGTTCTGGTCAGCAAAAACGCATTTTATCTGGTTTGTCATGACAGTCAGGCAGAACTGGGTAAAATAGCCGCCTTCCGTCAGTGGATTTTGGCGAAAGCGGCCACGGAACAAGAAAAATTCCGCTTTCGTTATGAACAATAA
- a CDS encoding YgdI/YgdR family lipoprotein, whose protein sequence is MKKTAAIISACMLTFALSACSGSNYVMHTNDGRSIVSDGKPQTDNETGMISYKDANGNKQQINRTDVKEMVELDN, encoded by the coding sequence ATGAAAAAGACTGCCGCAATTATCTCTGCCTGTATGCTGACTTTTGCCCTGAGCGCCTGTTCCGGTTCGAATTACGTGATGCACACCAACGATGGTCGATCGATCGTATCTGATGGTAAGCCACAGACCGATAATGAAACGGGGATGATTTCGTATAAAGACGCTAACGGCAACAAACAGCAGATTAACCGTACTGATGTGAAAGAGATGGTAGAACTGGATAACTAA
- the csdA gene encoding cysteine desulfurase CsdA: MNAFNPAQFRAQFPALNDAGVYLDSAATALKPQAVIEATHQFYSLSAGNVHRSQFAEAQRLTARYEAAREKVASLINAPDDKTIVWTRGTTEAINMVAQSYARPRLQPGDEIIVSAAEHHANLVPWLMVAEQTGAKVVRLPLNAHLLPDVERLAQLITPRSRILALGQMSNVTGGCPDLARAITLAHAAGMVVMVDGAQGIVHFPADVQQLDIDFYAFSGHKLYGPTGIGVLYGKPELLEAMSPWLGGGKMISEVSFDGFTTQAAPWKLEAGTPNVAGVIGLSAALEWLADVDVAQAENWSRGLATLAEDALAKRPGFRSFRCQDSSLLAFDFAGVHHSDMVTLLAEYGIALRAGQHCAQPLLAELGVSGTLRASFAPYNTQSDVDALVAAVDRALEILVD, translated from the coding sequence ATGAACGCTTTTAACCCCGCGCAGTTTCGCGCACAATTTCCCGCACTCAACGATGCTGGCGTCTATCTTGACAGCGCTGCTACGGCCCTGAAGCCGCAGGCGGTGATTGAGGCAACCCACCAGTTTTATAGCCTGAGCGCCGGAAACGTCCATCGCAGCCAGTTTGCTGAAGCACAGCGCCTGACCGCACGCTATGAAGCCGCGCGGGAAAAAGTCGCAAGTCTGATTAATGCACCGGATGACAAAACAATCGTCTGGACCCGCGGCACGACGGAAGCGATCAACATGGTTGCCCAAAGCTATGCGCGGCCGCGCTTACAACCGGGTGATGAGATTATCGTTAGCGCGGCGGAGCATCACGCGAACCTCGTGCCCTGGCTAATGGTGGCAGAGCAAACGGGGGCTAAGGTCGTCAGACTGCCGCTCAACGCCCATTTATTGCCAGACGTTGAGCGCCTTGCGCAACTCATTACCCCACGCAGTCGCATTCTGGCACTCGGACAGATGTCGAACGTTACCGGCGGTTGCCCGGATCTGGCCCGCGCCATCACGCTCGCCCATGCGGCTGGCATGGTGGTGATGGTTGATGGTGCCCAGGGGATTGTGCATTTTCCTGCCGACGTACAACAGTTAGATATTGATTTCTATGCGTTCTCGGGCCACAAGCTGTATGGCCCCACCGGCATTGGCGTGCTGTACGGTAAGCCTGAATTACTGGAAGCCATGTCACCGTGGCTCGGCGGCGGAAAGATGATTAGCGAAGTCAGCTTCGACGGTTTCACCACCCAGGCGGCCCCATGGAAGCTGGAGGCCGGTACACCTAACGTTGCTGGCGTTATCGGGCTAAGCGCAGCGCTCGAATGGCTGGCGGACGTCGACGTTGCACAGGCCGAAAACTGGAGTCGGGGTCTGGCGACGCTGGCAGAAGATGCGCTGGCGAAACGCCCCGGATTTCGTTCCTTCCGCTGCCAGGACTCCAGTCTGTTAGCCTTTGATTTCGCGGGCGTTCATCACAGCGACATGGTCACTCTGCTGGCCGAATACGGTATTGCGCTACGCGCAGGGCAACACTGCGCGCAACCGCTGCTGGCAGAACTGGGCGTATCCGGGACGCTACGCGCCTCATTTGCCCCTTATAATACCCAAAGTGATGTGGATGCGTTGGTCGCAGCCGTTGACCGCGCGCTGGAAATATTGGTGGATTAA
- the csdE gene encoding cysteine desulfurase sulfur acceptor subunit CsdE — translation MTSPLFAGHPFGTTVTEETLRNTFIPLTQWEDKYRQLILLGKQLPALPDVLKAQAKEIAGCENRVWLGHTLHENGTLHFFGDSEGRIVRGLLAVLLTAVEGKTAAELLAHSPMALFDELGLRAQLSASRSQGLHALNEAIIEAAQEAG, via the coding sequence ATGACAAGCCCTCTGTTCGCCGGACACCCGTTTGGCACAACCGTAACCGAAGAGACGTTACGCAATACCTTTATCCCGCTCACCCAGTGGGAAGATAAATATCGCCAGCTGATTCTGCTGGGTAAGCAGTTGCCGGCGCTTCCGGATGTGCTAAAGGCCCAGGCTAAAGAGATTGCCGGTTGCGAAAACCGTGTCTGGCTGGGGCATACGCTTCATGAGAATGGCACGCTGCATTTCTTCGGTGACAGCGAGGGTCGCATAGTACGCGGGCTGTTGGCGGTATTACTCACCGCAGTCGAAGGTAAAACCGCAGCCGAGTTACTGGCGCATTCACCTATGGCATTATTTGACGAACTTGGTTTACGCGCGCAGCTCAGCGCCTCGCGTAGCCAGGGGCTACATGCTCTGAACGAGGCAATTATCGAGGCTGCTCAGGAAGCCGGATGA
- the tcdA gene encoding tRNA cyclic N6-threonylcarbamoyladenosine(37) synthase TcdA — protein sequence MSVVISDAWRQRFGGTARLYGENALQLFAQSHVCVVGIGGVGSWAAEALARTGIGAITLIDMDDVCVTNTNRQIHALRDNVGLAKAEVMAERIRLINPECQVNVVDDFVTPDNVAEYMSAGFSYVIDAIDSVRPKAALIAYCRRNKIPLVTTGGAGGQIDPTQIQVVDLAKTIQDPLAAKLRERLKSDFGVVKNSKGKLGVDCVFSTEALVYPQADGSVCAMKATAEGPKRMDCASGFGAATMVTATFGFVAVSHALKKMMAKAARLS from the coding sequence ATGTCTGTGGTTATTAGCGATGCCTGGCGCCAGCGTTTTGGTGGTACGGCGCGTCTGTATGGCGAAAATGCGTTGCAGCTGTTTGCTCAATCGCATGTTTGTGTCGTCGGGATTGGCGGGGTGGGATCGTGGGCAGCGGAAGCGCTGGCACGTACTGGTATTGGCGCCATTACGCTTATTGATATGGATGATGTGTGCGTCACCAATACTAACCGCCAGATCCATGCTCTGCGCGATAACGTCGGCCTGGCAAAAGCTGAAGTGATGGCAGAACGTATCCGCCTGATTAACCCGGAATGCCAGGTGAACGTGGTTGATGATTTTGTGACGCCAGATAACGTTGCTGAGTATATGAGTGCGGGTTTTTCGTATGTCATTGATGCGATTGATAGCGTGCGCCCAAAAGCGGCATTGATCGCTTACTGTCGGCGTAACAAAATTCCGCTGGTGACCACCGGCGGTGCAGGCGGTCAGATCGACCCGACGCAGATTCAGGTCGTTGATTTGGCAAAAACTATCCAGGATCCGCTGGCGGCCAAGCTACGTGAGCGGCTGAAAAGCGATTTTGGCGTGGTGAAAAACAGCAAAGGCAAGCTGGGCGTGGACTGTGTGTTCTCGACCGAAGCGCTGGTTTACCCGCAGGCAGATGGCTCGGTATGTGCGATGAAAGCGACGGCGGAAGGGCCGAAACGTATGGATTGCGCGTCCGGATTTGGTGCGGCCACTATGGTGACGGCTACCTTTGGCTTTGTAGCCGTTTCTCATGCGCTAAAGAAGATGATGGCGAAAGCGGCGCGCCTGAGTTGA
- the mltA gene encoding murein transglycosylase A, whose translation MKGRWAKYLLAGAVVAMLAACSSKPTDRGQQYKDGKFTQPFSLVNQPDAVGAPINAGDFAEQVNQIRSASPRLYGNQSNVYNAIQQWLRAGGDTRSMRQFGIDAWQMEGADNYGNVQFTGYYTPVIQARHTRQGEFQYPIYRMPPKRGRLPSRAEIYAGALSDNYILAYSNSLMDNFIMDVQGSGYIDFGDGSPLNFFSYSGKNGHAYRSIGKVLIDRGEVKKEDMSMQAIRHWGETHSEAEVRELLEQNPSFVFFKPQSFAPVKGASAVPLIGRASVASDRSIIPAGTTLLAEVPLLDNNGKFTGQYELRLMVALDVGGAIKGQHFDIYQGIGADAGHRAGWYNHYGRVWVLKTAPGAGNVFSG comes from the coding sequence ATGAAAGGACGTTGGGCAAAATATCTTCTGGCGGGAGCAGTAGTCGCGATGCTCGCCGCGTGTTCCTCAAAACCCACCGATCGTGGGCAGCAGTATAAAGACGGGAAATTTACCCAGCCTTTCTCACTGGTGAACCAGCCTGATGCGGTTGGCGCACCAATCAATGCCGGTGATTTCGCCGAGCAGGTTAATCAAATTCGCAGCGCTTCGCCACGTTTGTACGGTAACCAGAGCAACGTCTACAACGCTATCCAGCAATGGTTACGCGCGGGCGGTGATACGCGCAGCATGCGCCAGTTTGGTATTGATGCCTGGCAAATGGAAGGGGCGGACAATTACGGTAACGTCCAGTTTACCGGTTATTACACGCCGGTGATTCAGGCGCGCCATACGCGTCAGGGCGAGTTTCAGTATCCTATCTATCGCATGCCGCCAAAACGTGGGCGCTTACCCTCCCGTGCCGAGATCTATGCGGGCGCGCTAAGTGACAATTACATTCTGGCGTACAGCAACTCCCTGATGGATAACTTCATTATGGATGTTCAGGGCAGTGGTTACATCGATTTTGGCGATGGTAGCCCGCTCAATTTCTTTAGCTATTCCGGGAAAAACGGCCACGCCTACCGCAGTATTGGCAAAGTGCTTATCGACCGTGGTGAAGTGAAAAAAGAAGATATGTCGATGCAGGCTATTCGCCATTGGGGTGAAACGCACAGCGAAGCCGAAGTGCGTGAGCTGCTGGAGCAGAACCCATCGTTTGTCTTCTTTAAACCGCAATCTTTTGCCCCGGTGAAAGGTGCCAGCGCGGTACCGCTGATTGGCCGCGCATCCGTGGCTTCTGACCGCAGTATCATTCCTGCGGGCACAACGTTACTGGCGGAAGTCCCGTTACTGGACAATAACGGCAAGTTTACCGGTCAGTACGAACTGCGCCTGATGGTGGCGTTAGATGTGGGTGGGGCGATTAAAGGGCAACACTTCGATATCTACCAGGGCATTGGCGCTGACGCCGGACACCGTGCAGGGTGGTATAATCACTATGGTCGCGTATGGGTACTGAAAACAGCGCCGGGTGCAGGTAACGTATTCAGCGGCTAA
- the amiC gene encoding N-acetylmuramoyl-L-alanine amidase AmiC (Like AmiA, dependent on TAT (Twin-Arginine Translocation) system for export.) yields MSGSNSAISRRRLLKGAGAMWLLSVSQVGLAAASQVVAVRIWPASSYTRVTVESNRLLKYKQFALSNPERVVVDIEGVNLNSVLKGIGTQIRPDDPYIKSARVGQFDPQTVRMVFELKQNVKPQLFALAPVAGFKERLVMDLYPANAQDVQDPLLALLEDYNKGDLDKQVPPAQSGPQPGKAGRDRPIVIMLDPGHGGEDSGAVGKYKTREKDVVLQIARRLRALIEKEGNMKVFMTRNEDIFIPLKVRVAKAQKQRADLFVSIHADAFTSRQPSGSSVFALSTKGATSTAAKYLAQTQNASDLIGGVSKSGDRYVDHTMFDMVQSLTIADSLKFGKAVLNKLGKINNLHKNQVEQAGFAVLKAPDIPSILVETAFISNVEEERKLKTATFQQEVAESILAGIKAYFADGATLARRG; encoded by the coding sequence ATGTCGGGATCCAATTCAGCAATCAGTCGCCGCCGTTTACTGAAAGGTGCGGGTGCAATGTGGCTTTTGAGCGTCAGCCAGGTCGGTCTGGCTGCTGCGAGTCAGGTCGTTGCCGTTCGTATCTGGCCTGCGTCCAGCTATACCCGCGTCACGGTAGAATCTAACCGTCTGCTGAAATACAAACAGTTTGCCCTGAGTAATCCTGAGCGTGTGGTTGTGGATATTGAAGGCGTTAATTTGAACTCGGTGCTTAAGGGCATTGGTACGCAAATCCGTCCTGACGATCCGTATATTAAGTCGGCGCGCGTCGGGCAGTTTGATCCACAGACCGTGCGGATGGTATTCGAACTGAAACAGAACGTGAAGCCGCAACTTTTTGCGCTGGCGCCTGTAGCTGGCTTTAAAGAACGTCTGGTGATGGATCTCTATCCTGCGAATGCCCAAGATGTTCAGGATCCGCTGCTGGCGTTGCTGGAAGATTACAACAAGGGCGATCTGGATAAACAGGTGCCGCCTGCGCAAAGTGGCCCGCAGCCGGGTAAAGCGGGACGCGATCGTCCTATTGTCATTATGCTCGACCCTGGCCACGGCGGCGAGGATTCCGGTGCGGTGGGGAAATACAAGACGCGTGAAAAAGATGTGGTACTGCAGATCGCCCGCCGCCTGCGAGCCCTCATAGAGAAAGAGGGCAACATGAAGGTCTTTATGACGCGAAATGAAGATATCTTCATTCCGCTTAAAGTCCGCGTGGCGAAAGCGCAGAAGCAGCGCGCAGACCTGTTTGTCTCTATTCACGCCGATGCCTTTACCAGCAGACAACCCAGCGGTTCATCGGTGTTTGCGCTCTCGACCAAAGGTGCGACCAGTACCGCCGCGAAATATCTGGCGCAAACCCAGAACGCCTCGGATTTGATTGGTGGCGTCAGCAAAAGCGGCGACCGATATGTCGACCACACCATGTTCGACATGGTGCAGTCACTGACCATCGCCGACAGCCTGAAGTTTGGTAAAGCGGTATTGAACAAGCTGGGCAAAATCAACAATCTGCATAAGAACCAGGTTGAACAGGCCGGTTTTGCGGTACTAAAAGCGCCGGATATTCCCTCTATCCTCGTGGAAACAGCGTTTATCAGTAACGTTGAGGAAGAGCGTAAACTCAAAACGGCGACCTTCCAGCAGGAAGTGGCAGAGTCGATTCTGGCGGGGATTAAAGCTTACTTTGCCGATGGGGCAACGCTGGCGAGAAGGGGATAA
- the argA gene encoding amino-acid N-acetyltransferase, whose amino-acid sequence MVKERRTELVQGFRHSVPYINTHRGKTFVIMLGGEAIEHENFSSIVNDIGLLHSLGIRLVVVYGARPQIDANLAAHHHEPVYHKNTRVTDAKTLELVKQAAGLLQLDITARLSMSLNNTPLQGAHINVVSGNFIISQPLGVDDGVDYCHSGRIRRIDEDAIHRQLDSGAIVLMGPVAVSVTGESFNLTSEEVATQLAIKLKAEKMIGFCSSQGVTNDDGDIISELFPNEAQARVELQEEKGDYSSGTVRFLRGAVKACRSGVRRCHLISYQEDGALLQELFSRDGIGTQIVMESAEQIRRATINDIGGILELIRPLEQQGILVRRSREQLEMEIDKFTIIQRDNLTIACAALYPFPEERIGEMACVAVHPDYRSSSRGEVLLERIAAQARQMGLSKLFVLTTRSIHWFQERGFTPVDIDLLPESKKEMYNYQRRSKVLMADLA is encoded by the coding sequence GTGGTGAAGGAGCGTAGAACCGAACTGGTACAGGGATTCCGCCATTCTGTTCCCTATATCAATACCCATCGGGGAAAAACGTTTGTCATTATGCTGGGCGGCGAAGCCATCGAGCATGAAAACTTTTCCAGTATCGTCAATGACATTGGTCTTCTTCATAGCCTCGGCATCCGCCTCGTCGTGGTCTATGGCGCACGACCGCAGATTGATGCCAATCTTGCGGCGCATCATCATGAACCGGTGTACCACAAAAATACGCGCGTTACCGACGCTAAAACGCTGGAGCTGGTCAAACAGGCTGCGGGATTACTTCAGCTTGATATTACTGCCCGCCTGTCGATGAGCCTGAATAATACGCCATTGCAGGGCGCACACATCAATGTGGTCAGCGGTAATTTTATTATCTCCCAGCCGCTGGGCGTTGATGATGGCGTAGATTACTGCCATAGCGGACGTATTCGTCGTATTGATGAAGATGCCATTCACCGCCAGTTAGACAGCGGCGCGATTGTGCTGATGGGCCCGGTCGCCGTTTCCGTCACCGGTGAGAGCTTTAACCTGACGTCAGAAGAAGTTGCCACGCAGTTGGCTATCAAACTGAAGGCAGAGAAAATGATCGGGTTTTGCTCCTCGCAGGGCGTCACCAACGATGACGGCGATATTATTTCCGAGCTGTTTCCTAACGAAGCCCAGGCTCGCGTTGAGTTGCAGGAAGAGAAAGGCGATTACAGCTCCGGCACGGTGCGCTTCCTGCGCGGGGCGGTAAAAGCCTGTCGCAGTGGCGTACGCCGCTGCCATCTGATCAGCTATCAGGAAGATGGCGCTTTGCTGCAGGAACTGTTCTCCCGCGACGGGATCGGTACGCAGATCGTAATGGAAAGCGCCGAGCAGATCCGTCGCGCTACCATTAACGATATCGGCGGGATTCTGGAGCTGATCCGCCCGCTGGAGCAGCAGGGTATTCTGGTCCGCCGCTCACGCGAGCAGTTGGAAATGGAGATCGACAAATTCACGATTATTCAGCGTGATAACCTGACCATCGCCTGCGCCGCTCTGTATCCTTTCCCGGAAGAGAGAATTGGCGAAATGGCGTGCGTGGCGGTGCATCCGGACTACCGTAGCTCGTCGCGCGGGGAAGTATTGCTGGAGAGGATCGCCGCACAGGCCCGGCAAATGGGGCTGAGCAAACTGTTTGTGTTAACCACACGCAGCATCCACTGGTTCCAGGAACGTGGCTTCACACCGGTGGATATCGACCTGCTGCCGGAAAGCAAGAAAGAGATGTACAACTATCAACGGCGGTCAAAAGTGCTGATGGCGGATTTGGCATAG